The sequence below is a genomic window from Campylobacter concisus.
TGATGGAGTTTCTACAAGAAGAGGAGATGGAAGAATTTCTGGCACATCTCTAACCTTGGTTGAAAATTTATACAATGGTGGTGCTGATAAAAATAGAATAAATTCTCAAAGCGCAAGACTTGATTCAGCCGCTTATTCAGTAGCACAAGCTGCAGATAGACTTACATTAAATACTACAAATGCTTACTTGCAAGTTCTTCAAACTAAGAGAATTCTAGACATTGAAGAAGAAAACGTAAAGAGTCATGAGGAAATTTATAGTCAAATTAAAGATAGAGCAAGATCAGGTTATGGTGTAGCTTCTGAGGAGAGACAAGCTGGATCACGCTATACTCTAGCTCAATCAAACTATACAGCTGCTAAAAATAACTATGAAGATGCACTTTCTACATTTGAGAAATTATATGGAAAAAAAGTTGCAGCTAAAAATTTAGTGATGCCTGAGTTTAGCCTTCCTTTACCTAGTACAAAAGAAGCTGTTTACAACAAAGCTATTCTTTGCAATCCGTCACTTTTGGTTCAAAAATCAAATATTGCTATGGCAGAGTCAGTTGTAAAAGAGAAAAATGCGCCATTCTTGCCAAAACTAGATCTTGTTGTATCTGGCGCGTATGATCATTCAAATGTTTTATATGACAATTATGAAGAACAAACATTTGACGCACTTTTAAGACTAAACTATAACCTTTACAATAAAGGTAATGATAAACTAGATAAAGAAAAAAGCCAACTTGCTGTTCAACAAGAGCAACAAACTTTGGATAATCTTGTAAGAGAGCTTAAAGAATCTTTGGAATTTTCATGGCAAAATTATGTTCTTAACCAAGAAAAAATGGGATACTTAAATCAACACGTTGAATATGCTAAAGCTACACTTGATGCTTATCAGGATGAATTTAGAATCGGTCGTCGTGATCTTATAAACTTGCTTGATGCTGAAAATGAATATAACTCTGCATTAAAAGAGATCGCTACAACTGAGACAGCACTATCTTATGCAAAATATAGACTGTTAGATAATATGGGAATGATCTCAGATAGCTTTGAACCAGGTTTTGCAAAGAGATACATTCAAGGTGCTTGCAGCATTCAAAACGATTTAAGATAAAAATGTAAAAAGTAATGACCATGGGGGTCAAGACAAATTTTTGGACGCTTATAGTAAGCGTCCTTTTTTTATTATTAGCAAGTGCTATTGGAGATTTTATAAAATCAACAACTATAGCAAAGGTAGCTAAAATTTATGGAGAAGATGCAAGAAGAAGGGCTTCTGCTCTAAATTCTTTAATGGCTTCATTGCAAGATGCAACGGAACAAGAGAAGTTAATAAAAGTAAATGACTTTTTTAACTCTTTTAGATGGGTTGATGATATGCAGCTTTGGCACAAAAAGGATTATTGGGCTACTAGAATGGAATTTATAGGAAAAGGTGCTGGTGACTGCGAAGACTACGTTATCGCAAAATATTTTACACTAAAGCAGCTAGGAATTCCAACTCAAAAATTATACTTCACATATGTTAAAGCCTTAAGATACAATCAAGCTCATATGGTTTTAGCATACTACGATACACCAAAATCTATTCCATTAATTTTAGATAACATAAATGGTAAAATAAAAATCGCAACTCAAAGAACAGACCTTGTTCCAGTTTATAGTTTTAATGGTGATTCGCTATACTTGGCAAAACAAGAAGGTCTTGGTCAAGCAATACCAGGTGGAAATAAAAAACAAAATCCTAAGTGGATGGAACTAATAGATAGGATAGGAAAAGAGGATTTATGACGCTATTTAAACAAATTATGATCGCCGTGATAACTTTTGGTATCATGATTTTTATGGCTGTTGGCTACTTAAATTTTAAGAGCCTAAATGGATATATTAATGACCAGCTTGGTGAAAACGCAAGACATACAGCAAATTCGCTTGGACTTGCTTTAAAGCCTATTATCGATCCAGATGACATGTCCTTGGCTCAAACAATGATAAATTCTATGTTTGACAGCGGTAGATACAAGCTTATTAAACTTGAAGATGTTGATGGCAAGGTTCTTATTGAAAATTCTCAACAAACTGTTGTTAAAGATATTCCTGAGTGGTTTTACAAAATAGCCAAGTTTGAAGCACCAATAGCAGATAGCGAGATTATGACTGGCTGGGCAAAATTTGGCACTCTTTATGTTCAAGGTAGTACCGCACTTGCCTACAATGAGCTTTATACTAACTCAAAAAATATTTTTAATTTTCTTCTTCTAATGATAATTGTCACTCTTGTGGTGGCATATTTCGCTCTAAAAGCTATTTTTAGGCCGCTTATGAAGGTTCAAGACCAGGCTGAGGCCATACTTGATAATAAATTTATCATTCAAAAAAGAATTCCATTTACAGCTGATCTTAAAAAAATGGTTCTAGCTATGAACTCTATGGTTAGCAAGGTAAAAGATATTTTTGAGAGAGAGGCAGCTACACTCAGTAAATATCAAGAGCTTTTATATAAAGATACAATGAGTGGTGCTAATAACAGAAGATTTTTTCAAACTAAATTTAGCGAGTATCTAGCTAGTGAAGAATATTCAAGTGGTGTTGCTTTACTTGTTAGTTTTAAAGATCTAATAAATTTAAAAAGTACGCTTGGCTTTGAAAAATGGCAAAGCGTTGTAATGAAAATAGCTCAAATTTTACAAGAAAAATCAATTCATAATGATAAAAATGCGATTGTTGCAAGGCTCAACGATAATGATTTCATTGTACTTTCGTATGGTAGAAATTCATCAAATTTCTTGGCTCTATGTGATGAAATTATGAACGAGTTTAAAAAGCTTTATGCAAATTTTGCACTAAATGATAGCGAGTATCCAGTAAATGCTGCGATAGTAGAGTATTCACCAAATTCTGATATTAAGACACTTCTTACTTCAGCTGACGTTACATTGGCTAGCTCAAGACTTGCTGGAAGCTTTACATATAAGGTATTTAATGAAAATCAAAATACTTTAGTGATTGGTAAAGAGAAGTATAAAGAGCTTATTTTTGACTCAATAAAAGAGGATGAATTTAAATTTGCAGCTCAAAAAGTGATTGATCTTAATTCAAATTTTGAGCAGTATGAGCTTTATTTGAGGCTTGTTGATAAAGATGGCGTATGGCGTATGGCCTCATATTTCATGCCGATGGTAAATGAGCTAAATTTAGGTGCGATGCTTGATCTTCATATTTTAAATAGGGTGGCTAGAATTTTACCGGAGAATATCTTACCAAGTGGTAATTTAGCCATAAATTTAGGAAAAGAGATATTAAACTCAGATGAAAATTTTTCAAAACTTGAAGCTACACTTAAAAAGATAAGTCAAATTTCGAAATATAAAAACTATATAGAAATTCCAAATAAAGACGATATTAGCATAGAAAGTATAGTTAAGCTTACTAAAAAATTAAAAGAACTTGGCTTTGGATTTGGTTTTGACCACTTCGAGCTTAACGCAAAAGGTATTGAGAAACTAAAAGAATTTAACCCTGATTATGTAAAAATTCAGTCAAATGTCTTGATTGACTTCTTAAGTGATAAGTCAGGAGTAAACACAAAACAATCACTTGATGTTGTTTTAAGCTCAAAAGACATTATTTTGATTGCAATCGGCGTTGAAGGCGAAGAGCAGAAGAAAAAGCTAATCGATCTTGGCATTAAAAATATGCAAGGAATTTATATAGATGAAATCAAGAACATTGGATGATAGATGCATAGTGATAAGATAAAAGATGAGCTGCTTCAATGTTTGGTTATTTTTACCAAGCTTCATAATAATCCATACAGTGCTGATGCTTTAACTATTGGCTTACCAGTAAAAGATGGCGATGAGATTGAGCTTTTTTCACTTAAAAGCTCAAGGTCTTTATTTTCTCGTGCCGCTTCTCGTGCTGGCTTTGCTTCTACCCTTGTAAGAAAAGATCTTGAGCAAATCTCTCCTTTAGTTTTACCTTGCATTTTAATGCTTAGAGGCAAAAAAGCTTGCATCTTGCAATCTTTTAGTAAAGATAAAAAGACAGCAAATATCATAACACCAGAACTTTCAACTGGTACTAGCACGATAGAAATAAGTAAATTAAAAGAAGAATATTTAGGCTATGCATACTATCTAAAGCGCGAGTTTGTTCCAGAGGATACTAGCTCAACAAAGCTAATTGATGCGGGCAACGACCACTGGTTTTGGGGAACTCTAAAACGTTCTAAAAAGATTTATTTTGATGTTGTTCTTGCAAGTTTTATTATAAATTTATTTGTTCTTGCTAGTCCGCTTTTTACGATGAATGTATACGACCGTGTTGTGCCAAATAATGCGGTTGAGACACTTTGGGTCTTGGCACTTGGCGTAAGTGTAGTTTATGGTATAGATCTTTTTTTAAAATTTGTAAGATCATATTTCCTTGAGATTGCTGGCAAAAAGAGTGACATCATAATGAGCTCTATTTTATTTGAGCGCGTTATGGATATGAAATTTAGCAATAAACCAAAGTCTGTTGGCTCATTCGCTAGTAATCTAAAAGAGTTTGATACGGTTAGAAATTTCTTCTCGTCAGCCTCATTGGCAGCCATTGTCGATCTTCCATTTGCGATCATTTTCTTGATAGTTACTTATTTTATAGGAAGTTATATCGTACTCGTGCCAATTGTTATTATGATAGCTATTTTATGCTATACATTTTTTATAAAAGATCCACTTCAAAATGCTATTAAAAGTACATTTGAGGCTTCGGCTATAAAAAATGGAATTTTAATAGAGAGCCTTAGTAGTCTTGAGACTATCAAAACTCTTGGTGCTAGTGGCCATATACAATGGAACTGGGAAGAGGCAACTGGTGAGATAGCAAATAGAAGCATTAAATCAAAAATTATTACAACTTCGATAACGACTGTTACATCTTTTTTAGTGCAATTAAATACTATTGCTATCATCGTTCTTGGTGTCTATATGATACAAGATACACATCTTACAATGGGTGGTCTTATCGCTGCGGTTATGCTTAGCTCTCGTGCTATCGCTCCTATGGGGCAGGTAGCTTCACTTGCTGCAAATTTTGAGCAGACAAAAACAGCCTATCAAAGTCTTAGTAAGATTATGCAAATGCCTGTTGAAAGGCCAGAAGGTAAAAAATTTGTTAGAAGAAATTCTTTTGATGGAAAGATCGAGTTTAAAAATGTAAGCTTTACATATCCAGATACAACAAAAGGTTCGCTTGATAGGATAAATTTTGTCATTCAGCCAGGTGAAAAAGTTGGCATTATAGGCAAAAATGGCTCTGGAAAAACTACTTTACAAAAGCTCATTTTAGGACTTTACTCACCAACTGAAGGCTCAGTGCTAATTGATGGTATTGATATTAATCAAATCGATCCAGCCGATCTTAGGCGAAACATCGGCTATGTTCCGCAAGATGTTGTGCTTTTTAAAGGAACGGTTAGAGAAAATATTGTTCAAAAAGCACCATATGTTGATGATATTCAGATTATAAAAGCAGCTAAAGTAAGCGGAGTTGATGAATATGTAAATGCTCATCCGCTTGGATTTGACATGCCAGTTTTTGAAAGAGGTGACGGTATAAGTGGCGGACAGCGTCAAAGTATAGCTGTGGCTAGGGCATTTTTGCTAGATAGTCCTATTATTTTGCTTGATGAGCCAACAAATTCTCTTGATAATACGGTTGAAAATAAGTTAAAAATAAATTTAAAGACAAATACAGCAAATAAAACGATGCTGCTTGTTACACATAGGACGTCGATGCTAGATCTTGTTGATAGACTTATAGTTATGGATAATGGCAAAATTTTATTGGACGGACCAAGAGATGAAGTTTTAGCAAGACTTAGTGGGAAGTAATCATGCAAGAAGATATCAAGAATAAACAAAATGAAAATCCAAAAACTGAAAAAAGATTAATTTCTGAAAATAACATAAAAGAACAAGAGGAAGCTAGTAATAAAATTTTAAATAGTGTAGATGACATAAAGTCTAATCTTCAAACAAAAAATTATGATGCTTATGATTTGAAATTTATGTCAAGCCTTTCAGAAGCGGTTTTGGCAAAGGCTCCATCGACTTCAAAAAAGATACTTTATGTAGTTAGTATAACTGTATTTTGGCTTCTTATCTGGGCTTCGTGGGCGCAGATAGATGAGATAACAAGAGGTAGTGGCAAGATCATCCCTTCAGGTAAAAACCAAGCGATACAAAACCTTGAGGGTGGTATCGTGGATCAAATTTTTGTAAAAGAGGGCGATGAGGTTAAAAAAGATCAAATTCTAATCAGGCTTGATAATAAAAACTTTACAAGTAGCTACGGCGAGTCAAAGCTAAGGCTTGATGAGCTTCAGGCTAAATTTATGAGGCTTGACGCTGAAGCCAATGATAAAGAATTTGACTATAACGAAACAAGAGATGCGAACAATAGCAAGGCCGTAAGATACGAGATAAGCTTGCACAACTCAAACATCGATCACTTAAATGAGCAAATAGGAATTCTAACAGAGCAGATCCATCAACGCCAAAGTGAGCTAAATGAGCTTAGAAATAAAATTTCTCAAACTCAAAATAGCTACAACCTTGTTTTAAAAGAAAAAGCTATCATGGAGCCTATCTTTAAAAAAGGTCTTGTTAGCGAGGTTGAATACATCCAACTTCAAAGACGCGTAAATGACCTAAAAGGCGAGCTTGACGCATCTGTGCTTGCCGTGCCAAGGGTCGAATCGACCATAAAAGAGGCAAAAAATAAGATAGAAGAGGCAAAGCTGGCATTTAAAAATAATGCAAAAAAAGAGCTAAACGAAGTTTCAGCAGAGATCGCAAGGATTAATGAATCACAAATCAGCCTAAGCGATAGAGTAGAAAGAACATATGTAAG
It includes:
- a CDS encoding bifunctional diguanylate cyclase/phosphodiesterase; the protein is MTLFKQIMIAVITFGIMIFMAVGYLNFKSLNGYINDQLGENARHTANSLGLALKPIIDPDDMSLAQTMINSMFDSGRYKLIKLEDVDGKVLIENSQQTVVKDIPEWFYKIAKFEAPIADSEIMTGWAKFGTLYVQGSTALAYNELYTNSKNIFNFLLLMIIVTLVVAYFALKAIFRPLMKVQDQAEAILDNKFIIQKRIPFTADLKKMVLAMNSMVSKVKDIFEREAATLSKYQELLYKDTMSGANNRRFFQTKFSEYLASEEYSSGVALLVSFKDLINLKSTLGFEKWQSVVMKIAQILQEKSIHNDKNAIVARLNDNDFIVLSYGRNSSNFLALCDEIMNEFKKLYANFALNDSEYPVNAAIVEYSPNSDIKTLLTSADVTLASSRLAGSFTYKVFNENQNTLVIGKEKYKELIFDSIKEDEFKFAAQKVIDLNSNFEQYELYLRLVDKDGVWRMASYFMPMVNELNLGAMLDLHILNRVARILPENILPSGNLAINLGKEILNSDENFSKLEATLKKISQISKYKNYIEIPNKDDISIESIVKLTKKLKELGFGFGFDHFELNAKGIEKLKEFNPDYVKIQSNVLIDFLSDKSGVNTKQSLDVVLSSKDIILIAIGVEGEEQKKKLIDLGIKNMQGIYIDEIKNIG
- a CDS encoding HlyD family type I secretion periplasmic adaptor subunit; this translates as MQEDIKNKQNENPKTEKRLISENNIKEQEEASNKILNSVDDIKSNLQTKNYDAYDLKFMSSLSEAVLAKAPSTSKKILYVVSITVFWLLIWASWAQIDEITRGSGKIIPSGKNQAIQNLEGGIVDQIFVKEGDEVKKDQILIRLDNKNFTSSYGESKLRLDELQAKFMRLDAEANDKEFDYNETRDANNSKAVRYEISLHNSNIDHLNEQIGILTEQIHQRQSELNELRNKISQTQNSYNLVLKEKAIMEPIFKKGLVSEVEYIQLQRRVNDLKGELDASVLAVPRVESTIKEAKNKIEEAKLAFKNNAKKELNEVSAEIARINESQISLSDRVERTYVRSPVNGIVSKMMVHTVSGVIKPGENIAEIVPLEDKLVAEVKVKPADVAFLRPGLDTMVKFTAYDFSIYGGLKGKVTQISADTETNEKTGESYYLVRIETEKNYLGSEEKPLRIKVGMIVSADIITGKKTILDYLLKPILKAKQNALTER
- a CDS encoding TolC family outer membrane protein: MKKMLAISALAATVLSAQDVPYRIFLASFAQDDNQARIDSVVNKVNSKISDSRLTTGIYEVGGRKFLYVDTTPVSEDEANGLLVKVQNESGYKDALMRAKAPVGDTQITKKSNIEQAISTEVKPVAQVDDGVLTLDQVIKTILNENPSLKATEFNYLQVGKDLKIAKNAYYPTLDAAARVGYEKKRLDDGVSTRRGDGRISGTSLTLVENLYNGGADKNRINSQSARLDSAAYSVAQAADRLTLNTTNAYLQVLQTKRILDIEEENVKSHEEIYSQIKDRARSGYGVASEERQAGSRYTLAQSNYTAAKNNYEDALSTFEKLYGKKVAAKNLVMPEFSLPLPSTKEAVYNKAILCNPSLLVQKSNIAMAESVVKEKNAPFLPKLDLVVSGAYDHSNVLYDNYEEQTFDALLRLNYNLYNKGNDKLDKEKSQLAVQQEQQTLDNLVRELKESLEFSWQNYVLNQEKMGYLNQHVEYAKATLDAYQDEFRIGRRDLINLLDAENEYNSALKEIATTETALSYAKYRLLDNMGMISDSFEPGFAKRYIQGACSIQNDLR
- a CDS encoding type I secretion system permease/ATPase is translated as MHSDKIKDELLQCLVIFTKLHNNPYSADALTIGLPVKDGDEIELFSLKSSRSLFSRAASRAGFASTLVRKDLEQISPLVLPCILMLRGKKACILQSFSKDKKTANIITPELSTGTSTIEISKLKEEYLGYAYYLKREFVPEDTSSTKLIDAGNDHWFWGTLKRSKKIYFDVVLASFIINLFVLASPLFTMNVYDRVVPNNAVETLWVLALGVSVVYGIDLFLKFVRSYFLEIAGKKSDIIMSSILFERVMDMKFSNKPKSVGSFASNLKEFDTVRNFFSSASLAAIVDLPFAIIFLIVTYFIGSYIVLVPIVIMIAILCYTFFIKDPLQNAIKSTFEASAIKNGILIESLSSLETIKTLGASGHIQWNWEEATGEIANRSIKSKIITTSITTVTSFLVQLNTIAIIVLGVYMIQDTHLTMGGLIAAVMLSSRAIAPMGQVASLAANFEQTKTAYQSLSKIMQMPVERPEGKKFVRRNSFDGKIEFKNVSFTYPDTTKGSLDRINFVIQPGEKVGIIGKNGSGKTTLQKLILGLYSPTEGSVLIDGIDINQIDPADLRRNIGYVPQDVVLFKGTVRENIVQKAPYVDDIQIIKAAKVSGVDEYVNAHPLGFDMPVFERGDGISGGQRQSIAVARAFLLDSPIILLDEPTNSLDNTVENKLKINLKTNTANKTMLLVTHRTSMLDLVDRLIVMDNGKILLDGPRDEVLARLSGK
- a CDS encoding transglutaminase-like cysteine peptidase: MGVKTNFWTLIVSVLFLLLASAIGDFIKSTTIAKVAKIYGEDARRRASALNSLMASLQDATEQEKLIKVNDFFNSFRWVDDMQLWHKKDYWATRMEFIGKGAGDCEDYVIAKYFTLKQLGIPTQKLYFTYVKALRYNQAHMVLAYYDTPKSIPLILDNINGKIKIATQRTDLVPVYSFNGDSLYLAKQEGLGQAIPGGNKKQNPKWMELIDRIGKEDL